A single region of the Gasterosteus aculeatus chromosome 1, fGasAcu3.hap1.1, whole genome shotgun sequence genome encodes:
- the steap3 gene encoding metalloreductase STEAP3, with product MMPDEMARPLIRGRGEEGGSRRLQAPASELCSPVIGILGTGDFSRSLARRLVASGYQVVVGSRNPKFSAALFPEEAELMSQMEATSKADVVFVAVFPEHHATLVELRPTLAGKTLVDVSNGLKIKRDTLSNAEQLAELFPESSVVKGFNTVSAWTLQMGPQDGSRQIFLCGDDSRAKCSVMQLCRRLGFVPVDRGLLASSLEIENLPLYLFPSWRIPVICTLSLFAFFYAYNFLRDVLRPYVVAGKNVFYKMPIETVNVTLPAVSLVMLSLVYLPGLCAALLQLWWGTKYNRFPGWLDRWLTSRKQMGLCSFWCAALHAVYSLCLPMRKSARFQLLIAARQVKEGPVWVEEEVWRMELYVSAGIMALGLLSLLAVTSLPSVANTINWREFTFIQSTLGYCALSMATLHTLLFGWDRAFDPARYPFLLPPTFVLVLVLPMAVLLGRLALLVPCVARRLRMIRRGWEKSRHVRFAPQEECCRNGLEEFSNV from the exons ATGATGCCCGATGAGATGGCGCGGCCTTTAATCCGAGGCAGAGGTGAGGAAGGCGGCTCCAGGCGGCTCCAGGCCCCTGCGTCTGAACTCTGCAGTCCGGTCATCGGTATTCTGGGCACGGGCGACTTCTCCCGCTCGCTGGCCAGAAGGCTGGTGGCCTCCGGCTACCAAGTGGTGGTGGGGAGTCGAAACCCAAAGTTCTCTGCGGCTCTGTTCCCCGAAGAGGCCGAG CTGATGTCGCAGATGGAGGCAACCAGCAAGGCGGACGTGGTGTTTGTCGCGGTGTTCCCCGAGCACCACGCCACGCTGGTTGAACTGAGGCCGACGCTGGCTGGAAAGACGCTGGTGGACGTCAGCAACGGTTTGAAGATCAAACGGGACACGCTCTCGAACGCCGAGCAGCTGGCAGAGTTGTTCCCGGAGAGTTCCGTGGTTAAAGGGTTCAACACCGTATCGGCCTGGACGCTCCAGATGGGACCTCAGGACGGCAGCAGGCAG ATTTTCCTGTGCGGCGACGATAGCCGGGCCAAGTGCTCTGTGATGCAGCTCTGTCGCAGACTGGGCTTCGTCCCCGTCGACCGgggcctcctcgcctcctccctgGAGATCGAGAACCtccccctctatctcttccCCTCCTGGCGCATCCCCGTCATCTGCACCTTGTCCCTCTTTGCCTTCTTCTACGCGTACAACTTCCTCCGCGACGTCTTGCGGCCCTACGTCGTGGCGGGGAAGAACGTGTTCTACAAAATGCCCATCGAGACGGTGAACGTCACCCTCCCCGCCGTTTCCCTGGTGATGCTGTCGCTGGTCTACCTGCCCGGATTGTGCgccgctctcctccagctgtggtGGGGCACCAAGTACAACCGCTTCCCCGGTTGGCTGGACCGCTGGCTGACCAGCAGGAAGCAGATGGGGCTGTGCAGCTTCTGGTGCGCGGCGCTGCACGCCGTCTACAGCCTGTGTCTCCCCATGAGGAAGTCCGCCCGCTTCCAACTGCTCATCGCCGCAAGACAG GTGAAAGAGGGGCccgtgtgggtggaggaggaggtgtggaggATGGAGCTGTACGTCTCGGCGGGCATCATGGCCCTCGGTCTGCTCTCCCTGCTGGCCGTCACCTCGCTGCCCTCGGTGGCCAACACTATCAACTGGAGGGAGTTCACCTTCATACAG TCCACACTGGGTTACTGCGCCCTGTCCATGGCCACCCTCCACACGCTGCTCTTCGGCTGGGACCGCGCCTTCGACCCGGCCCGGTACCCCTTCCTCCTGCCGCCCACCTTCGTGCTGGTCCTGGTTCTCCCCATGGCGGTCCTGCTGGGCCGCCTGGCCCTCCTCGTGCCCTGCGTGGCCCGTCGGCTCCGGATGATCCGCCGCGGCTGGGAGAAGAGCCGCCACGTGCGCTTCGCCCCGCAGGAGGAATGCTGCCGCAACGGGCTGGAGGAGTTCAGTAACGTGTGA
- the cfap221 gene encoding cilia- and flagella-associated protein 221, whose translation MEVAPAAPQTLWKPLRRGTPLPLGQLVEESRSRANTPNRLLESKIFSKLKSNSLIEAEPPELHFSGFKLGKDYTKILKLINISSEVMNIHIIPTQTKHFQTAYTKKYRLIPGLAYTLTVRLRPDEWRYFYDCIRVHCKGEENLLIPVHAYPVIDDLHVPAHIDLSAVPLGQSVRRAIPLRCSCPVDFEFQVYVIEPHESFSIHPLTGVIPANGEEKILVTFTPLQYETCQVTIQLIILQFNSKPYLCTIAGSSAPHLTLSELESKTGHGDARPVESKGPSSPKSKTKYRLTNVADRSKSLTDHAGVKLGPKLSVDVCTPAGVAKMLIKGTDKLSSKDLREAISCGSSVVLQNRQMKEACFMKKVQQNVKDEQTNQLRWQVHLGKDPVSEFTRRQIAEEREIALHEYMVKRGDGRHEEDFAAGKPELSSKRVLCEAGQACEGGPSFQFHSSFQWELRRRVLRLFQQAARKMVIRCRMNRRLACLKNNMWNLPLAKKVEDESSCDLKISPDKVFPFAFPVFADENDPLAPGSLMPMPVEPVDVTVTTCVPFFKLQVPQHYKLMGYRPVSAWEAFNSYTPATLARPLRTGAPDELVPDEVRARSVEYEAPEGPSHDEDDDDEGEVKVAQLSFTAPEALLRPFAANPLRIFNPDPGLQTYKPTPKYLESDPEFHLCPLPRYTIPESNMCGRSTQTPHTQKPLDHKEVIAGLMTWKNFDSPTWKFLSKRPALTSGYAPLRSINYSTDTLPLIAPPPLPGPPDDLPPLMDTQSEGPGVQLTPEIIRAEFLCAEALVSNSNLTSGTTVRHQRELQLEATYMSELNQMGKRVMARLKHYGVTDTTTPGEDCE comes from the exons ATGGAGGTCGCCCCCGCTGCCCCTCAGACACTGTGGAAGCCCCTCAGGAGGGGGACCCCTTTGCCGCTGggccagctggtggaggagagcaggagcagAGCCAATACTCCTAATCGTTTGCTGGAATCAA AAATCTTTTCCAAACTAAAAAGCAACAGCCTGATCGAAGCAGAGCCACCAGAGCTTCACTTCAGCGGGTTTAAGCTGGGGAAGGATTACACAAAGATCCTG AAACTAATCAACATCTCATCTGAAGTCATGAATATTCACATCATCCCCACTCAAACCAAGCATTTCCAAACAGCTTATACAAAGAAG TATCGACTCATCCCCGGCCTCGCCTACACACTGACGGTCAGGCTCCGCCCCGACGAGTGGCGTTACTTCTACGACTGCATTCGGGTTCACTGCAAG GGGGAAGAGAACCTGCTGATTCCAGTTCACGCTTACCCTGTCATCGATGACCTGCATGTCCCTGCTCATATTGACCTATCGGCCGTACCACTTGGACAAAG TGTTCGACGTGCTATTCCCTTGCGATGCAGCTGCCCTGTTGACTTTGAGTTCCAGGTGTACGTTATTGAGCCCCACGAGTCCTTCTCCATCCATCCCCTTACTG GTGTTATACCAGCCAACGGTGAAGAGAAGATCCTGGTGACCTTCACTCCTCTCCAGTATGAGACTTGTCAGGTCACCATCCAGTTGATCATCCTACAGTTCAACTCCAAACCTTACCTCTGTACCATCGCCGGGAGCTCCGCCCCTCACCTGACCCTCAG TGAGCTGGAGAGTAAGACGGGGCATGGAGATGCAAGGCCGGTAGAATCCAAAGGACCTTCTTCACCTAAAAGTAAAACCAAATACAGGTTGACCAATGTGGCAGACAGATCAAAG AGTTTGACGGACCACGCTGGTGTTAAGCTCGGACCGAAGCTTTCCGTAGATGTCTGCACTCCCGCTGGGGTGGCAAAGATGCTGATCAAAGGCACTGATAAGCTCAGCTCTAAAGACCTGAGGGAAG CCATATCTTGTGGCAGCAGCGTTGTTCTCCAGAACCGGCAGATGAAGGAAGCCTGCTTCATGAAAAAGGTTCAACAAAACGTGAAGGACGAGCAAACCAACCAGCTCAGATG GCAAGTCCATCTCGGTAAGGACCCGGTGTCAGAGTTCACCCGGCGGCAGatagcagaggagagagagatcgCGCTGCATGAATACATG GTCAAAAGGGGAGATGGACGGCACGAGGAAGACTTTGCTGCTGGGAAGCCTGAACTTTCCTCCAAACGAGTGTTGTGTGAAGCAGGACAG GCCTGCGAGGGAGGCCCATCCTTCCAGTTCCACTCCAGTTTTCAGTGGGAGCTGAGACGAAGAGTCCTCAGACTGTTCCAGCAGGCGGCGCGCAAG ATGGTGATCCGATGTCGTATGAACCGGAGACTGGCCTGTTTGAAGAACAACATGTGGAACTTGCCCTTGGCAAAGAAAG TTGAAGACGAGTCGAGTTGTGATCTGAAGATCTCGCCAGACAAAGTTTTCCCTTTTGCTTTCCCTGTTTTTGCTGATGAAAATGACCCATTG GCTCCCGGTAGTTTGATGCCGATGCCTGTGGAGCCTGTCGATGTGACTGTGACAACATGCGTTCCTTTCTTCAAGCTCCAA GTTCCCCAGCACTACAAGCTAATGGGCTACCGGCCTGTGTCAGCTTGGGAGGCTTTTAACTCTTACACGCCCGCAACTCTGGCCCGACCACTTCGTACTGGAGCTCCG GACGAACTGGTGCCCGATGAGGTCAGAGCGCGTTCAGTCGAGTACGAAGCACCGGAGGGACCGTCgcatgatgaggatgatgatgacgaggGCGAAGTGAAGGTCGCCCAACTCTCCTTCACTGCCCCCGAAGCTCTACTAAGACCTTTTGCGGCAAACCCACTCCGAATCTTT aACCCGGATCCAGGCCTGCAGACCTACAAACCAACCCCTAAATACCTGGAAAGTGACCCGGAATTCCACCTCTGCCCTCTGCCACG GTACACAATCCCCGAGAGCAACATGTGTGGCAGAAGCACACAAACCCCACACACCCAGAAGCCGCTGGATCACAAG GAAGTGATTGCAGGGCTCATGACATGGAAGAATTTTGATTCGCCAACCTGGAAGTTTCTGTCCAAACGACCAGCTCTCACCAGTGGGTATGCGCCTCTCAG GTCTATCAACTACAGCACCGACACACTTCCACTCatagcacctcctcctctccccggaCCTCCTGACGATCTGCCGCCACTAATGGACACACA gtCCGAAGGCCCCGGCGTGCAACTAACCCCGGAGATTATCCGAGCAGAGTTCTTATGTGCAGAAGCTCTGGTCTCCAATAGCAACCTGACCAGCGGAACAACTGTCAG
- the LOC120819400 gene encoding acyl-CoA-binding protein encodes MNESFERAVEEVKVLHQRPGYGVLADLYGLYKQATVGDVNIDRPGMFDLAGRGKWDGWHAKKGLSKEEAMIAYIDLVEDLKKEYGFTKTE; translated from the exons ATGAAT GAATCCTTTGAGAgagcggtggaggaggtgaaggtccTGCACCAGAGACCCGGGTACGGAGTACTGGCAGATCTGTACGGTCTATATAAGCAGGCCACGGTGGGCGATGTCAACATAG ACCGTCCAGGGATGTTTGACCTCGCAGGACGAGGGAAATGGGACGGGTGGCATGCAAAGAAAG GTCTGTCCAAAGAAGAAGCCATGATCGCCTACATTGACCTGGTGGAGGATCTGAAGAAAGAATACGGGTTCACCAAGACCGAGTAG
- the sctr gene encoding secretin receptor isoform X2: MDRGTMKKVGLIGVLLLPQAKSSSGCHPHIHLVKEEERCIADLLLYKSERATENNNSVLCKGMWDDLNCWPAASLGQTVTQPCPEFFNSAGTVQRNCTASGWTDPLVPHEDACGYTFNETLHFLGESSDAHTYFSYVKTMYTAGYALSLISLSIAVTIFCLFRKLHCTRNHIHIQLFVSFILRAIFIFVRDSLLFTDEELYHCDHYPVACKAALMFSNYSILANYSWLLAEGHFLFTLVSRSFFSLRKHLAWYIVLSWGLPLTVIVSWGCAKYFYEDEGCWETRTHEWIWWILRVPVLLTISMNFFFFLGILRILVSKLRMPDAQRNEFCQYKTLIKSTFFLVALFGLHYILFVFLPVEVSSSVFKIWTFAELALSSTQGFVVAVLYCFMNGEVQQEIQRRWRRWRLTQHLPSRRRRQQHGSISHSGSPLTQVSLLPCSTGGPTASGLPVDTLEV; encoded by the exons ATGGATAGAGGAACCATGAAAAAAGTCGGACTTATAGGAGTGCTTTTGTTGCCCCAG GCAAAATCGTCGTCAGGGTGTCATCCTCATATTCATCTtgtgaaagaggaggaaaggtgCATTGCAGATCTGCTACTTTATAAGTCGGAAAGAGCAACAG aaaacaacaacagcgtaCTCTGTAAGGGCATGTGGGACGACCTGAACTGCTGGCCGGCTGCCTCTCTCGGGCAGACCGTTACTCAGCCGTGTCCGGAGTTTTTCAACTCGGCCG GTACGGTGCAACGCAACTGCACGGCCAGCGGCTGGACCGACCCGCTCGTCCCACACGAGGACGCGTGCGGCTACACGTTCAACGAGACGCTCCACTTTCTTGGAGAG TCCTCAGACGCCCACACGTACTTCTCCTACGTGAAGACCATGTACACGGCCGGCTACGCGCTCTCCCTCATCTCGCTCTCCATCGCCGTCACCATATTCTGCCTGTTCCG AAAGCTCCACTGCACCAGGAACCACATCCACATCCAGCTGTTCGTCTCCTTCATCCTGAGGGCCATCTTCATCTTCGTCCGGGACTCCCTGCTGTTCACCGACGAGGAGCTCTACCACTGCGACCACTACCCG GTGGCTTGCAAGGCGGCGCTCATGTTCTCCAACTACTCCATCCTGGCGAACTACAGCTGGCTGCTGGCGGAGGGACACTTCCTCTTCACCCTGGTGAGCCGCTCCTTCTTCTCCCTGAGGAAACACCTGGCCTGGTACATCGTCCTGAGCTGGG GCTTACCTCTGACTGTCATTGTCTCCTGGGGATGTGCAAAGTATTTTTATGAAGACGAGGG TTGTTGGGAAACTAGGACCCATGAATGGATTTGGTGGATTCTTCGAGTGCCAGTCCTTCTGACTATTTCC atgaatttcttctttttcttgggAATTTTGAGGATACTGGTGAGCAAACTGCGGATGCCAGATGCACAGAGGAATGAATTCTGCCAGTATAA GACACTGATCAAATCCACCTTCTTCCTGGTGGCTCTGTTCGGTCTGCACTACATCCTGTTCGTCTTCCTGCCCGTGGAGGTCAGCAGCTCGGTCTTTAAGATATGGACGTTCGCCGAGCTCGCCCTGTCGTCCACACAG GGTTTCGTGGTGGCCGTGCTCTACTGCTTCATGAACGGAGAG GTCCAGCAGGAGATCCAGAGGAGGTGGCGGAGGTGGCGGTTGACCCAGCACCTGCCCAGCCGGCGCCGGCGGCAACAACACGGCTCCATCAGCCACAGCGGGTCGCCCCTCACGCAGGTGTCCCTGCTGCCCTGCTCCACGGGCGGCCCGACCGCCAGCGGACTCCCCGTGGACACGCTGGAGGTGTGA
- the sctr gene encoding secretin receptor isoform X1 yields MDRGTMKKVGLIGVLLLPQAKSSSGCHPHIHLVKEEERCIADLLLYKSERATENNNSVLCKGMWDDLNCWPAASLGQTVTQPCPEFFNSAGTVQRNCTASGWTDPLVPHEDACGYTFNETLHFLGESSDAHTYFSYVKTMYTAGYALSLISLSIAVTIFCLFRKLHCTRNHIHIQLFVSFILRAIFIFVRDSLLFTDEELYHCDHYPVACKAALMFSNYSILANYSWLLAEGHFLFTLVSRSFFSLRKHLAWYIVLSWGLPLTVIVSWGCAKYFYEDEGCWETRTHEWIWWILRVPVLLTISMNFFFFLGILRILVSKLRMPDAQRNEFCQYKTLIKSTFFLVALFGLHYILFVFLPVEVSSSVFKIWTFAELALSSTQVRRRDLRMTKTAPRSLTPLSLLFLSSHVLAGFRGGRALLLHERRGPAGDPEEVAEVAVDPAPAQPAPAATTRLHQPQRVAPHAGVPAALLHGRPDRQRTPRGHAGGVKPGGGCCAVAFNAVGLYCIYYIIYNVFGCICKGCLALRQTQ; encoded by the exons ATGGATAGAGGAACCATGAAAAAAGTCGGACTTATAGGAGTGCTTTTGTTGCCCCAG GCAAAATCGTCGTCAGGGTGTCATCCTCATATTCATCTtgtgaaagaggaggaaaggtgCATTGCAGATCTGCTACTTTATAAGTCGGAAAGAGCAACAG aaaacaacaacagcgtaCTCTGTAAGGGCATGTGGGACGACCTGAACTGCTGGCCGGCTGCCTCTCTCGGGCAGACCGTTACTCAGCCGTGTCCGGAGTTTTTCAACTCGGCCG GTACGGTGCAACGCAACTGCACGGCCAGCGGCTGGACCGACCCGCTCGTCCCACACGAGGACGCGTGCGGCTACACGTTCAACGAGACGCTCCACTTTCTTGGAGAG TCCTCAGACGCCCACACGTACTTCTCCTACGTGAAGACCATGTACACGGCCGGCTACGCGCTCTCCCTCATCTCGCTCTCCATCGCCGTCACCATATTCTGCCTGTTCCG AAAGCTCCACTGCACCAGGAACCACATCCACATCCAGCTGTTCGTCTCCTTCATCCTGAGGGCCATCTTCATCTTCGTCCGGGACTCCCTGCTGTTCACCGACGAGGAGCTCTACCACTGCGACCACTACCCG GTGGCTTGCAAGGCGGCGCTCATGTTCTCCAACTACTCCATCCTGGCGAACTACAGCTGGCTGCTGGCGGAGGGACACTTCCTCTTCACCCTGGTGAGCCGCTCCTTCTTCTCCCTGAGGAAACACCTGGCCTGGTACATCGTCCTGAGCTGGG GCTTACCTCTGACTGTCATTGTCTCCTGGGGATGTGCAAAGTATTTTTATGAAGACGAGGG TTGTTGGGAAACTAGGACCCATGAATGGATTTGGTGGATTCTTCGAGTGCCAGTCCTTCTGACTATTTCC atgaatttcttctttttcttgggAATTTTGAGGATACTGGTGAGCAAACTGCGGATGCCAGATGCACAGAGGAATGAATTCTGCCAGTATAA GACACTGATCAAATCCACCTTCTTCCTGGTGGCTCTGTTCGGTCTGCACTACATCCTGTTCGTCTTCCTGCCCGTGGAGGTCAGCAGCTCGGTCTTTAAGATATGGACGTTCGCCGAGCTCGCCCTGTCGTCCACACAGGTACGTCGCAGAGATCTGAGAATGACCAAAACAGCCCCACGCTCCCtgacccccctctccctcctcttcctctcctcccacgTCCTCGCAGGGTTTCGTGGTGGCCGTGCTCTACTGCTTCATGAACGGAGAG GTCCAGCAGGAGATCCAGAGGAGGTGGCGGAGGTGGCGGTTGACCCAGCACCTGCCCAGCCGGCGCCGGCGGCAACAACACGGCTCCATCAGCCACAGCGGGTCGCCCCTCACGCAGGTGTCCCTGCTGCCCTGCTCCACGGGCGGCCCGACCGCCAGCGGACTCCCCGTGGACACGCTGGAGGTGTGAAGCCAGGAGGGGGGTGTTGTGCTGTGGCTTTTAATGCTGTTGGATTgtattgtatatattatattatatataatgtgtttGGTTGTATTTGTAAAGGCTGTTTGGCCCTGAGACAGACGCAGTGA